A window of Pelagicoccus enzymogenes genomic DNA:
ACCTTGTTGGGAATCGTCATCAGCGACTTCGACCAAGTGCGGACCTTGGTCGAGCGCAGGCCAATCTCCTCCACGTCGCCGTCGACTTGGCTGCCTACCTGGATCCAGTCCCCTACCTTAAAGGGACGATCCGCCACGATGCTCACCGAACCGAAAAAGTTGGCCAACGACTCCTGAGCCGCCAGAGCGAGGGCCAGGCCACCGATCCCCATGCCCGCCAACAGAGACCCGACCGAGTAGCCTAGGTTTTGCACCACCAGCACCACCGCTACCACGATGAGAAAAATGCGGGCCGTCTTCTTGATCAGCGGGATGAAGTGGTAGACGCCCATGTCCTTCTCCTTGGCCACGTCCACCATGACCTCCGCCATGACGTCGACCGCACGCAGCAGCCCCCAGAACAGCACCGTCATGGTCGATGCCTGGAAGATGCGCAGGATCACGATGTCCATCCCCGGCGACAGGCTCAGCACCGATATGGAAAGGAAGAAACCGATCACATAGGTCATGGCGCCTATCGGGCCGGTCATGGCAGGGATCAACTTGTCGTCGAAGGTCCAAGCCGTCTTTTCGGCAGCCCTGTGAAACCAGCGCGTGTAGATGCCGACAACGATTTTGCGAATGATGAAGGTCGCCAGCAACAAGACGAAAAACACCGCGAAGCGGGCGCCCGAGTTCCCGCCAAAGTCGAGATCCGTCAACTGGCTCAGCTCGTCGATGACTTGGTCTCGGGCCGTCGAGAACTCGCTCGCGCCCGGAACCGCTTCGGCCTCGGGCTCCGGCTCGGCCTCCCCAGCAGATTGCCCCCAGGCGAAAGGGGCAAAACAAAAGGCGAGAGACAAAAACGTCGAAGCTGCGAATTTCCGGATCATTTGCACCAAGCACAAATAGCCCCCCACTCCGGAGACAAGCACGAAAAAGCCGGCCCCGCATAAGCGAGACCGGCTTCCCTCCTTAGTCCATTTGCCTCTTGCGAAACGCTAGCTGATAGCGATCCGCCGAGGCTTCTTTTCCTCTGCTTTTGCAAATGTAAGCTTCAACACGCCGTCTTGCAGCTCCGCGGAGATCTTCTCCGGGTCGATTTCATCGCTCAGCTCAAGCCGCAGCTTGTAGTTCAAGCCATCCTCCACCACTCCAGCCAACGGGCTCCAGTTTTCCCTGTCCGACCAGCTACGCGCTGCCGACAGCTCCAATACTCCGTCCGCAACCGAAAGCTCGACCGCGCCTTTTTGCACGCCCGGCAAATCCACCTCGGCCACATAGCTCGTATCCAATTGTCGGACACGGTACTGAGGGCGAGCGTAACGGATCTGTTGTCCCTGCTTCGCTTCGCAAGACTGGGTCTCGCATTCCGGTTGCTGAGTTTTGGTGATGTTGAGTGAAGTCATTTTAAATCCTAGCTAAATTGATCGTATTGTTTCCTTGGTTACGTTTTCTCAGCCGACGGAGATCTGGCGCGGCTGGACCTTTTCGCTCTTCGGAAGCGTCAAGCTAAGCACCCCGCTTTCGAAGCCAGCTGAGATCTTGCCGGCCTGTACGCCTTCGGGAACGCGGAATGCCTTCGAGTAGGTAAGCTCCTTCGCTTCCTCCCCCTCGCCTTCCGCCTCGAACTTGCGCACCGCAGTCACGGTGACCACTCCGTCTTCCAGCTCGATCTTCAGGTCCTCCTTCTTCACGCCCGGCAGGTCAACCCGTACCAAGTAAGCGTCCGCTTTCTCGTACCAGCGAAGCTTGGCGTCTGCAGCGCGGTCGCGGGGCGATCCGCCCTCTTGGACATCGAAGAATCCGGGCAATCCGGCGAACAGCGTATCGAGCTGCTTTTCAAGGTCCCCCAAGCCAAGCGGCCAAGTGAGAGCGTTAGGACGAATGCGGTTTGTTCTAAGGTATGTCATTGTTTTTTCCTCCTTGTTAAATTCAGGTGAGTTAAGAATGTGCCGCCTATTCTGCACATCTGATACCAAACCGCCAATAACCATAATATCATTATCAATCAACGCTTTACATAATCTGACCCGAAACCTAAGCGTCATCTTGTCACACCTAATCAACCCTTGAGGTGGGACAACAGCGTCCCCGTCTCGCTTGTGCGGGTGAGTTTAGAAGTATGGCCCATGGCATGGAGGGACGACTTCCACGTCGTCCGCAGTGGTTTTGATCCCGCATCGCGTGCAACGTGGAAATCGTCCCTCCAAACAAGTCCTGCCTTGACCCAGAAATTATCAGAAGGTCAGGCGACACTTTAAATCTCCCCCGCACTTGCTGCGACAAGACTTTCCCATTTACAAGCCCACGCCAATCCTCCTCTTTGGCTCACAACTATGAGCAGCGAGCCATCCATCTTCGACACCGTCTACGACCGCACCGAAACCGACAGCCAGAAATGGCAGAAGTACGAAGGCAAGGACATCCTGCCCATGTGGGTAGCCGACATGGACTTCCACGCCCCCGAGGTCGTGCTCGACGCCCTGCACGAGCGCATCGACCACGGGATCTTCGGCTACGCTCGCCCGGAGCCCTCTTGCACGGAAGCGACCGTTGAGATGCTCGAGCGCGAATACGGCTGGAAGATCGACCCCAGCTGGCTGGTTTGGCTGCCCGGTCTCGTGGTCGGAATTAACGTCGCCAGCCGGGCTTTCTGCGAGGAGCAGCACAGCGTGCTGACCACTACCCCCATCTACCCGCCCTTCATCTTCGGGCCGAAGTTCCAGAAGCGCCCTGTCGTGAAAGCCCAAATGGCCCTCGACGGCGACCGCTACGTCATGGACTGGGACGCCCTGGAAGCGGCCGTCACGCCCGATACCAAGCTCTTCCTCTTCTGCAACCCGCACAACCCTTGCGCCCGCGTCTTCGAACGCGAGGAGCTGCTCAAGGTCATCGACTTCTGCGAGCGTCACGATCTGATCTGCTGCTCCGACGAGATCCACTGCGAGCTGGTGCTCGACGGCCGCAAGCACATCCCGCTGGCCTCCGTATCGGAAAAGGCCAAGGAACGCGTCTTCACCTTTATCGCCCCCAGCAAAACCTACAACCTCGCCGGGCTCGGCTGCTCCATCGCCATCATCCCTGACGAAAAACTGCGGGCCCAATTCGTGACCGCCACCCGCGGCATCATGGCAGAGGTCAACAACCTCGGCTACACCGCCTGCGAAGCCGCCTATCGCTACGCCCAGGACTGGCGCGACGAGCTGCAACGCTACCTCGCCGGCAACCGCGATTTCATCCACGACTTCGTCAAACGCGAGATTCCGGAAATCGGACTCTACCAACACGAGGCGACCTACCTCAGCTGGATGGACATTTCCAAGCTCGAGCTGAAGGACCCGGTCGGCCACTTCGAGAACCATGGCATCGGCCTGAGCGACGGCGTTCCCTTCGACAGCAAGCAACACGTACGACTCAACTTCGGATGTCCGCGCTCCACTCTCGAGGAAGGCCTACGTCGCCTAAAGGCCGGCGTGGACGCCCTGCGCTAGCCGCCTATTTCCTGTATCCTCAGAATCGATACTGGATATTCAATTCGTAGGATCGAGGCGCGTCCAAGGAGACTTGGTTCGGATAATTGATGTCGCTCCAGCGGGCGTAGATCTCGTCCGTGAGGTTTCGCACGTGGAAAGACACCCGATAGTTGCTTCCGATCGAGTACGAGGCGAAGAGCTTGACAGTCGTATACTCGCTGAGCGTCACCGTATTCGCAGCGTCCGCAAAACGATCAGCGGCATAAGAAATCCCTCCGCCTAACTCCAAGGGAATGCCAGCCACTCCGTCATAGCTGGCCCACAGGCTTCCCAGCAACTCAGGGGCGTTTGTCGAACGCTTGCCGTTCACGTCCACGCCAAAGATCGGATCGACATAGTCGCCGAACTCCGAACGCGTGTAGGAAAGGTCGCCTCCGATCGTAAAGTGGTCGCTCAATTGAGCCCACGTCGCCAGCTCCACCCCACGGGACCAGCGTTCGTTCAATCCGATCGCCGCCTCAGGTCCGATTTGGCCGCCCACCGTCTTCTCGATATCGAAGTAGGCAAAGGTCAATTCGGTGCGGTCCCCATTGAACAAGGCTTTGAAGCCCAACTCCCACTGCTCGAGGTCGGAGGGAGAAAAGCTGTCCGCGTCGTAGAAGAAGCTGAGGTCGTCTCGCACCGGGTCGTGACGAAAAGCGTAGTGGCCGTAACCGCTAAAACGCTCGCTCAGTCGATAGGCGAAACCTGCCCGATAGCTGCTCTGGTCGAAGCTCCGATCGAGAAAAGCCCGCTCGCGCGGAGCTCCCGAGAACTCGAAACGGCGGTTGGCAAAATCGAGACGTTCCTGCCGCCAGGCCAAATCGATCGAAAGCGCATCCGAAAGATCGATCCTGTCGCTGAGCACGAGGGCCAGCATTTCAATGTCATGCGAGTCCATCCGCTGCGGCACGGAACCAAAGTCACCTCCCATCGGAGCGAGCAGATCCACTCGGTCCACGTATCCAAACGGCCCGTCGATATCGAATCCGACCCAGCGATCGAAATCGCTGCTGCTGTAATCTATCTTCAAGGCCAAAGCGTTTTCCAAATCGCCGACGTAGCCACGGTGCGAGAACTGATACTGAGCGCCCCGAATTCCCCTGTCGTGATCCACCGCAAGCCGATCTCGTTCGACCAAGGCCGCTTCCGGGTCGTAGCTGTAGAACTCCGCATTTCGCCACCTCCGATCCGCTCCGAAACGATAGATCGAAAACGTCATCGCCGTCGCGGAGCCTAACGACCAATTCGCGTCCAGTTTCGTCCAAAGGCTTTCGGAGGAAATCTCCCGATCGTCCACGTTGTAGTTGTTGAAACGAGTGGCGAGGTCCACCACGCGCTCGCCCTCAAGCTCTCCGATGCCCGCAAACGGTTCGAGCGCATCCTCGCGCGGGACCAGCGGCGTTCCCCAGTAGGCGGGCAAGGAGTCATCCAAGTACTTGACCGAAAGCAACAGCTCGAGCGCCACAGCAGGCTTCCACAGCACGCTGCCGTTGAGGCTTAGGGAGTGAGAATCCGTGTCGTCGACCCAACCATCCGAAGCGTTGCGGCTCACATCGATCCGGTAAGCGGCCTTGTCGGCTAGCGGCGCGTTGTATCCTAAGTTCAACGACGACGAATCAAAGCTTCCGTAGGAAACGATTGCCTGACCAAAGGGACGCGAATTGATTTTGGGTCGCTTGCTCACGATGTTCACAGTGCCAGCCGCCGCTCCTTCGCCATGCTGCAATTGAACCGGCCCCTTTACGATCTCCAAACGCTCCAGGTTGTTGGTGGACATCGGCCTCATGTCCAAAATGGAGCTGCCGATCGATACCCCGTCGTAGAGCACCGCAACGCTTCCTCGAGAAAAGCCGCGCATGCTGAAGCTGTAGGGCTCGCCTGGCGACTCGCCCGAAAGCACACCCACCATGCTGGAAACCGTTTCCGCCACGTCCTTTAAGCCTCGCATTTCGATCGTTTCGCGACCGATTACCTCCACCGAGTAAGGCGTCTCGAAGATAGACCGCTCGTGAGGGTTTTCGGCTAGGGACACCCCCTCTAGATCCAGCCCTCGAACCGCTGAATTCGAGACGCTTAGCTGCAGTAGCTCCTCCAAGGAAAGATCCTGAAGATCCAGCGACTCCTCTCCTTCCTCCTTCGACGCTCCGTCAGAAGCGCTACCGAGACAGCAAAGTGCAGCGAAGCAGGCCAGCGAACGAAACAGGCTCCAACTGGCGCCTGGTCGCTGAAAGCAATTTGTGATAGGAACAGACATCTTAGCTGGCCTCTTAAACGTTTTGAGCGCGAACTCAACACGAGTGTGCCCCAACAATCCCCCAAAATGACCGCTTCGCAAGCTCGCGGTCCCGGGATCACTCAGCCTTCCCTCACGGCCGGGAGCGGACTCCGTCAAACCGGTCTGCCTGCGAACCGCTCGATCTCCCGCTGCAAGACGTTGATTTCTACCGGCTTGATCAAGAGCCCGTCCATTTCTTGCGCCACCCGGCGCTCCAGTTGCGGAGTCGAAAGGTTCGAGGTCAGCGCGACAATCGGGGTGGAGCGCCCCAGCGACAGCTGCCGCTCGCGAATCGCCCGGGCCGTCTCCCAACCATCGAGCTCGGGCATCTGCAGATCCATGAAAATCACGTCGAAGCGAGTCTCCGCCACAGCATTGATCGCGCTCGCTCCATCTCCCACGCAGGTCACCTCATGCTTCATTTTTCTCAAGGCGGCCTCGATTGTTTGGAGGTTCAGGGAATTGTCGTCGACTACCAAGATTTTACGGGCCAGCGACATTTCTTCGGAAACACTTGCTTCGGGTACGGGTTCGGATGCGGTCCCTTCATTTTTAACTCTCAGCAACGGTAAGAAAACACTGAATACAGACCCGCGCCCCTCGATGCTTTCAACATGAACCTCGCCTCCCAAGAGATTTGCCAAGTGACGAGAAATCGTCAACCCAACACCTGCACCACCATAAAAACGCGTCTTCGACGTATCCACTTGATCGAAGGCTTCGAAGATCTCGGCCAACTTAGCTTCTGGAATACCGATACCGGTATCCGAAACGTCAAAGAGCAAGCACTCGCCTCCGTCAGTCTGTACCACATCGATGGATACACGGACACGCCCTTTAGCGGTAAACTTGACCGCGTTTCCTACGAGGTTGAAAAGAATCTGTCGCAATCGGGCAATGTCGCTACGAATTGACTTCGGACAACGAGGACTGAGGTAGGTCTCGAAGGTGATTCCCTTCTGGGCGGCGATTACCTTGAAGAGAGAAGTCGAGGTCCGCAGGACATCCTCCAACTCCAAGTTTTCGAGCTCCACGCTCAGACGCCCAGATTCCATTTTGGAAAGCTCGAGGATGTCATTCACCAAAGTCAGCATCGCCTCCCCCGAACGCAGTACAATATCCAGCAGTTCCTCCCGTTCTTCTTGCGAGGCGCTCATCTGAGCCAATTGGGTCATGCCCATGATACCATTCAGCGGGGTGCGAAACTCGTGACTCATGTTCGCCAGAAACTCGTTCTTCGCCTTGTTAGCAGCGAAGGCCTTTTCGCGAGACCTGCGCAGCACGAAAGCCATCACCGCCAGAATCAAAATGAAGGCGAGCAGGACGAAAGCGGCGACCGTAAGCGTGGTCGCCTTCCTTTCCAGATCATCCAACCAAAAGAAGGAACTGATCTCGTTCTCCGGATCGAGGTAGTAGCGGAAGTAAACGGTTTGCACGTACCCTTCGCTCACGAGCTTGCCTATTTCATCGCGCATCCGATCCGCAGCCTCAACCGCGCGAGCGTTGCTCCGATCCGCAGCTATACCGCAGGACAGCTTCGCGTCGGGAAATACGTAAAAGTAGATCGGCACTTCCGGATACCGATCAACCGCCGCCTTGAACATCAGCGAATTCGCCTTCGTGCTCCACAAAAAGGCTCCCTCATTTTCCCCTCTCAAAACCGATTCGATAGCGTCGACATGATTCGGCAAGGGAACGGGAATGGCTCGCGGCAGCAACTCGGGCACCAAGGTGTAGCTCGGCTCCCGGTCGTAGTAGGCGATCCGTCGGTTCGCCGTTTCCTTGGGATCGCGGATCGGATTCTCTGCTCTCGAGAGAATACCGATCGAATTCTGGTAAATCGGCTTGCTTATATGAAACCGCTGACGACGTTCAGGAAGATCGGTGACGATCGGCCACAAGTCGACTTCACCCTCGGCAAAATGATGATCCGGCGACTCCGGCGAGAACACCCACTCCAACTCGATATCGAGCCGCCGCGCCGCAGTCCGCACAAGGTCTATGGCAATTCCGCCCACGCTGCCGTCCTCGCCAACGATCTGGTACGGCGGCGAGCTTTGATAGCCGATTCGCAAGGCCGTAGCCTCCTCGCTGGCGCGGCAAAATAGTGCGTGACCAGCTAGCAACAGGACCGAGAAAACGACGCGATAAATCCTCGCGAAGCCGAAAGTGCGGAAATGGGAACAGATTTCGATCACGAACCGTTGGGGTAGAACTTCAAGGATCAAACCTTGGTCGCAGCACAGCTATTTTCAAAGCCCTTTTCGAAAATAATGGTCGGACATAAGACGGAAACGAGAATGCAATCAGCACTGCTTAGGGGAAAAATCGAAAAGCCAATCGCTAGAAAGCCGGCGTTCTGGAGCTACTGGGCGACAAGAACTCGCCTATCGCTCATGTAAAGCGAAAGCGCATCGCATAAACTGGCCAACAAGAGAATGGCTTCCTGGAAACGTAGGCGCTGAGCCTCCTCTTCCATCTGCCCGACTTCGCGATACTCGAGGAACCCCTTCGAGAGACGTATCGCCCCACAACGCTTCTGCTGGGACAGGTACTTGAAACGTTTTGCCACTGACGCATCATTGCAAACACGTCCGAGGTCTTCAGAGGCGGAAACACGAACCTCGTCTACCTGCCAAGAAAATCCCAAACCATCGAACGCATCAAACCTAGCCTCCCCATCCGTACCCTCAAATTCGATACAGAATTCCAAATCTTCCGTAAAGAGGGCTTCGAAGACCAACGACGTCCATTCCTGTCGCAGCTTACCTCGTTGCACAAAGTGACTGTATAAGGATAGCGGATACCCTCGACTCTCCCCATGCAGCGAAAACCGTTCGCCAATTCCCTTGCCCCAACGACTTTGCGAAACCCGCCGCGTCAAGCCAAAGCGCTTTTCCAACACATCGTACTGCCCAAGCATGCGTTCCTGGCGTCGCCCCAGAAAACGGGGCAGCAAGATGAGCGAGACGGCTGCCACAAGGCCTGCAATTAGTATAAGCATCTAATAGTTCTCGAAAGCCTCGGGACCTCCGCTTCTTTCGGATAGCGAATCTCGCCAAGGATCCAACCGACGGCATTCCCTCGCGTCTCAGCGACAGTTTGCCACGAACATACGGCTGTTGGTGCCTCCTGCCCCGACGCGCACCGCGAAGGACGTGTAGCACTTCGGGCAGCGGCCAACGTAAGCTCCACCGTCGTCGTTTAGATAGAGCCGTCCGTAGCAGTTGCAGCTCGCAAAGCGAACCCCGAGGAACTTCTTGTGCTTTTGTGTCGTTTTGAAGGATGGTTGCATTGTTAAGTTCTTCCTTATTGAATCGCGTATTCGTACTGGCTGGAGAGCACCTGCATCGCCCCAATAACGGTAGACCAGGAGTAGTCTTCGCGCGAATACGGTTCGTAGCACTCTACAACTCCCGTCTCACCATCCCGTTGCCAAAGCATGAGGTAGTAATCCAAGCCTGCTCGGCCGTCGCTGTAGTTGTCGCATGACTTCAGCGTATCTGGAAGCAGGTAGTCGAGAGCTGGATGATCAGCAGCCACCTGAGCCTGCAAGGCATCCAATTCCGGCTTGCTCGCGCCTTCCTTGCCAAAGGTTTCCACCACTTCCCAAACCGCGCTTTTGTAGGCGGCAACGGTCAGGATGGGCTGAACTTTGTCCAAAACGAGCGAATACACCTTTTCTGGACCGACAGCGGGCACATGTATGAGCGCGATGTAGTCTCGAGTGAAGCGATTCGCCGCGTTGCGGGGCACAAAGGTGAGAAGTGTCTGAAGGTACTGGTCGACTGCAGATATCATAATGCTGTGGGGATTTAAGCTACGAGTTTCGGTCGACGTTTTAGTTCAACAGACGAAGAACGGTTTCAGGGAGCGAGTTTGCTTGCGTCAGCATGGAAGTGCCGGACTGAACCAAGATTTGGTACTTGGCCAAACGGGTAGACTCTTCCGCGACATCCACGTCTCGAATACGGGAGTTCGCAGACTCAAGGTTTTGGCTTTGCGTTACCAGCTGCGTATCCACGAACTCGAGACGAGACTGCAAGGAACCGATTTCCGATCGGTTCTCAGCGATCTCCTGAATCGTGGCTGTCAGGTGGGCGATGGTCGAGGAACCGGCGACAGACAATCCGTTTCCGTCTGTAAGCAACTGGGCGAAGTAGGAAGCGCTGTCCTTGAGGTTCATCTCCGGAATGTTCATGAACTGGTCGCCAGTGGCGCCCACCACCGTCGGCAGATCGCCGCGATCGCCAAAGAGACTGATGCCGTTGAAAGTGCCGATGGGCTCGCCATCGATAGTCCAGTCTGGTTCGTTAGCCCCAACAACGCTACGAAGCTGGTCCTTGAGCTGCTCAAACTCTTGCTTGTAGAGCGCTTTGTCGCTGTCGTTCTTGGTAACGTCTCGAGTCATCATCGAGAGCTCACTCATACGGTTCAAGGTCTGCATCATCCCCTGCAGAAAGCCATCGGTGGTATGCAGCATGGACATGGCGTTTTGCGTGTTTGTCCTTGCCGCCAAGACTCGCGCGTTTTGCGCTTCGAGCTTTTCGGATACCGCTAGTCCGGCAGCATCGTCGGACGGGTTGATGATTTTGGATCCAGAGCTGAGACGAGCTAGGCTCTTGCTGAGCATTGCAGAACTTCTTTGAAGACTGCTAGCTGCCTCAACTGCATTCGAGTTAGTATTGATAACCATATTACGACCTCTTCCATTAGGTTAGTTGGGTTGACTGAGTGTAGCGGAACGTCTCGCGAACGCATCATGCGTCCTGGTTGTGCGAGAGGCCTGCCGTTTGTTTTGATTGCTTCTTCGAAGCGAGGCTCTTGGCCAGACCGGAAAGCTTTGGCTTGGCAGGCGTTTCGCCCGCTGCCGCAGCGACCGTCTTGGCGATCGCTTCCTGGTTGGCCTTTTGCATCTCTTCGAAAAGCTCCTTGCGAACGATCGGTACGGAACGCGGGGCGTCTATGCCGATCTTCACGGTATCCCCGTCGATGCGGGTAATCTTGATTTCGATGTTCTCGGCGATAACGATCGCCTCGTTCACTTTGCGGGAAAGTATTAGCATGTCGGTCCTTCCTTGGGTGCTGCAGTTTCGGTTAGGATGCCAAGGCGCTCTCTGACAGCAGCGGATGGCGGGCAGAGAACTTCGTGTAGTTGGCGGCGATCAACTGCTTCCCTTGAAGGGTCCGGCGATTGAGCACGATGGGCCCAACGAGATTTACGGTAGCTGACTCGATGTTGTCATCCTTGAGAGTGACAATGTTCAGTATGAGCGCGTCTTCGGCACAGTGGATGTCCAGCTTGTCCGCGTCGTCATCTGCGATCTCGACATCGTAGTCGCTGAGGATCTGGGCGGGTTCGATGACCACGAAGGCGAGCTCGTGCTGGTCGACCGCACGTATCCACATAAAGGGCTCTTCTTCTTCGTTGATCAGGAGTTCGAAACGCTTGGCATCTTCTAGGCCGATCAAACCGCCAGGGAGGTCGAACTCCATGGGTTTGGTCCAAACCTGTTTTTCCGTCTGTGATTCGGGTGCGACTTTCATGATTCTTGTGGTATCGGTGAGGGTTAGGCGCCTTGGCTATCAGAGATAGTCGAGCAGCGATCTGTTGAGTACCTGGCCCGCGCTCTTGAGCGAGGCTTGGTAGGCGTTCTGCACTTGGGTCAGCCTAACCACAGTTTGTGCAATGTCCACGTCCGCCTCGGCAGAGATGTTCTCCTCGAGGTCCGTGTAGCGTTGTTGGTTGAGAGTGAGATCGAATTCGATGCGCATCTGCACGGAGCCTTGGCGACTGAGGGCGAAGATCAGATCGTCTTCCGACGATTCGAGATTCTTGCGCATCGCCGGCGTCACCGCATCGACCGCACCCGTCTCGAGGGCGTCGCGCAGCTCGATCATCTTGCCGATGAATTCGGAGAATTGCTCGTTGGTGGCTCCATCGGTGTAAGGACGAATCTTACCTGTTTCGGAAAGGTGGAACTCCGCGCCTTCGGCTGCGCCTTCATAGGATACCGCAGTGATCTTGCCATCGACTACAGTGGAGGCGAAAGGCTCGGATCCGGTGTTGATTCCACCGAAGATGTACTCGCCATTAAACTTCGCGTTGGCGCTCTGCATGGCGTGCTCGATGAGTTCGTCCACTTCCTCGGCGTAGGCTTTCATCCCATCCGGCCCCTTCAAGCCGTCCGCCAAGGTAGCCAGCTCGGTGATGCGGTCGGAAATTTGGATGAAGTTCTGCAGCTGGGAAATGGTGGTATTGTTGATGTTTTGAGCGCGAGCTGCGTTCTTGGAGAACTGTGTGATGCGCCCCTTTTCCTCCTGCATGTCCAGGATACGGTTAGCGGAAGCCGAGTCTTCCGAAACCTTAGAGATGCGCT
This region includes:
- a CDS encoding flagellin; the encoded protein is MRVTSNTYPDTLLGHLQRTTKDMNMLNEQVSTGQRISKVSEDSASANRILDMQEEKGRITQFSKNAARAQNINNTTISQLQNFIQISDRITELATLADGLKGPDGMKAYAEEVDELIEHAMQSANAKFNGEYIFGGINTGSEPFASTVVDGKITAVSYEGAAEGAEFHLSETGKIRPYTDGATNEQFSEFIGKMIELRDALETGAVDAVTPAMRKNLESSEDDLIFALSRQGSVQMRIEFDLTLNQQRYTDLEENISAEADVDIAQTVVRLTQVQNAYQASLKSAGQVLNRSLLDYL